In Peromyscus leucopus breed LL Stock chromosome 11, UCI_PerLeu_2.1, whole genome shotgun sequence, a genomic segment contains:
- the LOC119088756 gene encoding growth/differentiation factor 3, producing the protein MYLMEVVPILLVEKSVSTNIAEAVLWKCSSTQDKRDVVLLFASLPHVQPPLFHLPYVEEPFIPNVEQLFLNQTHQEVDLSQAHLPTEKLCHLQDRKVNLHRASWGRCIVAPKSFSFPYCQGICLALNSELLHSNFEYYKREAPTCSRLFQVCGPTKVRPLSLMVQDDAHKMSVHYANISLVEKCGCS; encoded by the exons ATGTATTTGATGGAGGTGGTACCTATCCTCCTTGTAGAGAAGTCCGTGTCCACTAATATCGCTGAAGCTGTCCTGTGGAAATGTTCCAGTACCCAAGACAAGCGAGATGTAGTGCTGCTGTTTGCATCCTTGCCCCATGTCCAACCACCTCTGTTTCACCTGCCTTACGTGGAGGAGCCCTTTATCCCTAATGTGGAACAGCTGTTCTTAAACCAGACTCACCAGGAGGTGGATCTCAGCCAGGCTCATCTCCCCACAGAGAAGCTTTGTCATCTGCAGGATCGAAAGGTGAACCTTCACAGAGCTTCGTGGGGCCGGTGTATCGTGGCACCCAAGAGTTTCAGCTTCCCTTACTGTCAagggatctgcctggccctgAACAGTGAGCTCCTTCACTCCAATTTCGAATACTACAAG AGGGAAGCACCCACCTGCTCCAGGCTCTTtcaggtctgtggtcctaccaagGTCCGTCCTCTCTCCTTGATGGTCCAGGATGATGCGCACAAGATGAGCGTGCACTACGCGAACATTTCCCTAGTAGAAAAATGTGGCTGCTCCTGA